From Desulfovibrio legallii, one genomic window encodes:
- a CDS encoding LysE family translocator — translation MIPLETLLLFVPLAALLVVLPGPDFALIAKISLCDGRPQGQAAACGVAVGICLHTTAAMLGISALIAQSVLWFGILKYVGAAYLIWIGLQALRCGPATRAAVVRVAPQTDAAAPAPRLSARQRLHFFRQGFLTNALNPKAVLIFLTFLPQFMDPHASLAPQFLLLGGILSGLCLLWYVPLAYMLGRVRRVFENSRFQLWLQRCTGFVFIAFGCKLAAAQSR, via the coding sequence ATGATACCCCTGGAAACCCTGCTGTTGTTCGTGCCCTTGGCCGCCCTGTTGGTGGTGCTGCCTGGCCCGGACTTTGCCCTCATTGCCAAAATATCCCTTTGTGACGGCCGCCCCCAGGGGCAGGCCGCCGCCTGCGGCGTGGCCGTGGGCATCTGCCTGCACACCACGGCGGCCATGCTGGGCATTTCTGCCCTTATTGCCCAATCCGTCCTTTGGTTCGGCATTCTCAAGTATGTGGGCGCGGCCTACCTCATCTGGATAGGCCTCCAGGCCCTGCGCTGCGGCCCTGCCACGCGCGCGGCCGTGGTCCGCGTCGCGCCGCAGACGGACGCCGCAGCCCCGGCCCCGCGCCTTTCGGCCCGGCAACGACTGCACTTTTTTCGTCAGGGTTTTTTGACCAACGCCCTCAACCCCAAGGCTGTACTCATCTTTCTGACCTTTCTCCCCCAGTTTATGGATCCGCACGCCTCCCTGGCCCCGCAGTTTTTGTTGCTGGGCGGCATTTTGTCCGGCCTGTGTCTGCTTTGGTATGTGCCCCTGGCCTACATGCTGGGCCGCGTCCGGCGCGTGTTTGAGAACAGCCGTTTTCAGCTTTGGCTGCAACGCTGTACCGGCTTTGTTTTTATCGCCTTCGGCTGCAAACTGGCCGCGGCGCAGTCCCGCTAA
- a CDS encoding NAD-dependent epimerase/dehydratase family protein, translating into MSAYSQLQANLTAQPSRWLITGVAGFIGSNLLEHLLRMGQTVVGLDNFLTGYQKNLDMVRDLVGPEAWSRFTFVEGDIRDLDTCRQVCQGVNHVLHEAALGSVPRSIDDPLLSNSCNITGFLHMLVAARDEGVESFVYAASSSTYGDSPELPKVEDKIGHPLSPYAVTKYVDELYADVFQRCYGFSSVGLRYFNVFGQRQDPYGAYAAVIPQWFASCLKGETVYVNGDGETSRDFCYIDNVVQANLLASCAGGAARNKIYNVAFGQRTTLNELFALIREEVARHKPQAATAQPVHRDFRAGDVRHSLADITRAKTLLGYDPQYDVRQGLRLAGDWYAANL; encoded by the coding sequence ATGAGCGCGTATTCCCAACTACAGGCTAACCTGACGGCGCAGCCCTCGCGCTGGCTGATCACGGGCGTGGCCGGCTTTATCGGCTCCAACCTGCTGGAACACCTGCTGCGCATGGGCCAGACCGTGGTGGGTCTGGACAACTTTCTCACCGGCTACCAGAAAAATCTGGATATGGTGCGCGACCTGGTGGGGCCGGAAGCCTGGAGTCGCTTCACCTTTGTGGAAGGCGACATCCGTGATCTGGATACCTGCCGCCAGGTCTGCCAAGGCGTCAACCATGTGCTGCACGAGGCCGCCTTGGGTTCCGTGCCCCGCTCCATCGACGACCCGCTGCTTTCCAACAGCTGCAACATCACGGGCTTTCTGCACATGCTGGTAGCCGCCCGCGACGAAGGCGTGGAAAGTTTTGTCTACGCCGCCTCCTCCTCCACCTATGGCGATTCTCCAGAGCTGCCCAAGGTCGAGGACAAAATCGGCCATCCCCTCTCGCCCTACGCCGTCACCAAATATGTGGACGAGCTCTACGCCGACGTTTTCCAGCGCTGCTACGGCTTTTCCAGCGTGGGCCTGCGCTACTTCAACGTCTTCGGCCAACGCCAGGATCCCTACGGCGCTTATGCCGCCGTCATCCCTCAATGGTTTGCCAGCTGCCTCAAAGGCGAAACCGTCTATGTCAACGGCGACGGCGAAACCAGCCGCGATTTCTGCTACATTGACAATGTGGTGCAGGCCAACCTGCTGGCCAGCTGCGCCGGCGGGGCTGCCAGAAACAAGATCTACAACGTGGCCTTCGGCCAGCGCACCACCCTCAACGAACTCTTCGCCCTCATCCGCGAAGAAGTGGCCCGCCACAAACCCCAGGCCGCCACGGCCCAACCGGTGCACCGCGACTTCCGCGCCGGCGATGTGCGCCACTCCCTGGCCGACATCACCCGCGCCAAAACCCTGCTGGGCTATGACCCCCAGTATGACGTGCGCCAGGGCCTGCGCCTGGCCGGTGACTGGTACGCCGCCAATTTGTAA
- a CDS encoding hydratase: MIELVSNPVVIDGAALQSAEEARAKGVDLDAARQNTLAARILAAHNTAPQGENVLRIRFDALASHDITYVGIIQTARASGLKEFPLPYALTNCHNSLCAVGGTINEDDHLFGLAAARKYGGIFVPPNLAVIHQYVREMMTQCGGMILGSDSHTRYGALGVMGVGEGGPELVKQLLGKTYDLPRPQVVAVWLEGAPRPGVGPQDVALALVEAVFKSGFVKNKVLEFMGPGVAGLSVEYRCGVDVMTTETTCLSSIWTTDDKVRDYMRLHGREADYAPLQLEGPACYEACIRVDLSRVTPMIALPFHPSNAWPVAEVVKHPKDIFAAVEAEAVRQFGDVAKGLNLCAKIHDKGVWVDQGVIAGCAGGSFENISLAAAVLNGQSTGNAAFSLSVYPASEPQSLALVNNGSYAKLMAAGVLLKNAFCGPCFGAGDTPAHGALSIRHATRNFPNREGSKPANGQLSAVALMDARSIAATAANGGRLTPATDLDWSAPELSQVDLHYRFEPLIYHRRVFNGFGHAQPETPLVFGPNIADWPRMSPLPQHLLLQVASVITDPVTTTDELIPSGETSSLRSNPSKLAEYTLSRKDPGYVERAKAVQQMEKRRQEHPDDPHLLATARALFALCGQDLLPSGADLKNVGLGSTIFALKPGDGSAREQAASCQKVLGGWANLAAEYATKRYRSNLINWGMLPFIVSPDLAQTLRVGDWLAVPHIRDAVQNASPGILAYVLRPDAPDGAKCEQIALTLRELTADERQIILDGCLINFYNNSRGK, from the coding sequence ATGATTGAGCTTGTGAGCAACCCCGTGGTCATTGACGGCGCAGCCCTGCAAAGCGCCGAAGAAGCCCGCGCCAAAGGCGTGGATCTTGACGCCGCCCGGCAGAACACCCTGGCCGCGCGCATTCTGGCCGCGCATAACACGGCCCCGCAAGGCGAAAACGTGCTGCGCATCCGCTTCGACGCTCTGGCCTCCCACGACATCACCTATGTGGGCATTATCCAGACCGCACGGGCCAGCGGCCTTAAGGAATTTCCCCTGCCTTACGCCCTCACCAACTGCCACAACAGCCTCTGTGCCGTGGGCGGCACCATCAACGAAGATGACCACCTCTTCGGCCTGGCGGCCGCGCGCAAGTACGGCGGCATCTTTGTGCCCCCCAATCTGGCGGTCATCCACCAGTATGTGCGCGAAATGATGACTCAATGCGGTGGCATGATTCTCGGTTCGGACAGCCACACCCGCTACGGCGCCCTGGGCGTCATGGGCGTGGGCGAAGGCGGGCCGGAGCTGGTCAAACAACTGCTGGGCAAGACCTACGACCTGCCCCGCCCTCAGGTGGTGGCCGTGTGGCTGGAAGGCGCGCCCCGCCCCGGCGTGGGCCCGCAGGACGTGGCCCTGGCCCTGGTGGAGGCCGTGTTCAAGTCCGGCTTTGTGAAAAACAAGGTGCTGGAATTCATGGGTCCCGGCGTGGCTGGCCTCTCGGTGGAATACCGTTGCGGCGTGGACGTCATGACCACGGAAACCACCTGTCTTTCCTCCATCTGGACCACAGACGACAAGGTGCGCGACTACATGCGTCTGCACGGCCGCGAAGCGGACTACGCCCCCCTGCAGCTGGAAGGCCCGGCCTGTTACGAGGCCTGCATCCGTGTGGACCTGAGCCGCGTGACGCCCATGATCGCCCTGCCCTTTCACCCCAGCAACGCCTGGCCCGTGGCCGAGGTGGTCAAACACCCCAAGGACATTTTCGCCGCAGTGGAGGCCGAAGCCGTGCGCCAGTTCGGCGACGTGGCCAAGGGGCTGAACCTCTGCGCCAAGATCCACGACAAAGGCGTGTGGGTGGACCAGGGCGTTATTGCGGGCTGCGCCGGCGGCAGCTTTGAAAATATCTCTCTGGCCGCCGCTGTGCTCAACGGCCAAAGTACGGGCAACGCGGCCTTCAGCCTCTCCGTCTACCCGGCCAGCGAACCGCAAAGTCTGGCCCTGGTCAACAACGGCTCCTACGCCAAACTCATGGCCGCCGGAGTGTTGCTCAAAAATGCCTTCTGCGGCCCCTGTTTCGGCGCGGGCGACACCCCGGCCCACGGCGCGCTTTCTATCCGTCACGCCACCCGCAACTTCCCCAACCGCGAAGGCTCCAAACCCGCCAACGGCCAGCTCTCCGCCGTGGCTCTCATGGACGCCCGCTCCATTGCCGCCACCGCCGCCAACGGCGGCCGCCTGACCCCGGCCACGGATCTGGACTGGTCCGCTCCGGAGCTGTCCCAGGTGGACCTGCACTACCGCTTTGAGCCGCTTATCTACCACCGCCGCGTCTTCAACGGCTTTGGCCACGCCCAGCCCGAAACGCCCCTGGTTTTCGGCCCCAATATCGCGGACTGGCCCCGCATGAGCCCTCTGCCCCAACACTTGCTGCTCCAGGTGGCCAGCGTCATCACCGACCCCGTGACCACCACGGACGAACTTATCCCCTCTGGCGAGACCTCTTCCTTGCGCTCCAATCCGTCCAAACTGGCGGAATACACCCTCTCACGCAAGGATCCCGGCTATGTGGAAAGGGCCAAGGCCGTGCAGCAAATGGAAAAACGTCGTCAGGAGCACCCCGATGACCCCCATCTGCTGGCCACGGCGCGCGCGCTCTTTGCCCTTTGCGGACAAGACCTGCTGCCCAGCGGCGCGGACCTCAAAAACGTGGGTCTGGGTTCCACCATTTTTGCCCTCAAGCCCGGCGACGGCTCAGCCCGCGAACAGGCCGCCTCCTGCCAGAAGGTACTGGGCGGCTGGGCCAATCTGGCTGCGGAATACGCCACCAAGCGCTACCGCTCCAACCTCATCAACTGGGGTATGCTGCCCTTTATCGTCAGCCCGGACCTGGCACAGACCCTGCGCGTGGGCGACTGGCTGGCCGTGCCCCATATCCGTGACGCCGTGCAAAACGCCAGCCCCGGCATTCTGGCCTATGTGCTGCGCCCCGACGCCCCCGACGGCGCCAAATGCGAACAGATCGCCCTGACCCTGCGCGAACTCACCGCCGACGAGCGTCAGATCATCCTCGACGGCTGCCTGATCAACTTCTATAATAACAGCAGGGGGAAATAG
- the icd gene encoding NADP-dependent isocitrate dehydrogenase produces the protein MRTTVYWIEGDGIGPEIWRAARPVIDAALAAAAPDHTLNWVELSAGEKAVKATGSPLPEETLQTLRTAAVAMKGPLGTPVGTGIRSLNVALRQGLDLYACIRPVTHLAGLETPVKHPERVNMVIFRENTEDVYAGVEFAARTPEARRLITFMREELGVNKVPETAAVGIKPMTEEGSKRLVRRALRFALERGLPSLTLVHKGNIMKFTEGAFRQWGYDVAAQEFGDRTCTEKEPLPGRLVVKDRIADAMFQEALLRPEQYHVLATPNLNGDYLSDALAAQVGGLGLAPGVNMSDTLAFFEATHGTAPTIAGQDKANPGSILLCGALMLEHIGVPAAAERIRTAVGKAIAAKAVTPDLADQVPGARVVGCREFGEIVGGLL, from the coding sequence ATGCGCACCACTGTTTACTGGATTGAAGGCGACGGCATCGGCCCGGAAATCTGGCGGGCCGCCCGCCCGGTCATTGACGCGGCGCTGGCTGCCGCAGCCCCGGACCACACCCTGAACTGGGTGGAACTGTCGGCCGGCGAAAAAGCCGTCAAAGCCACGGGCAGCCCCCTGCCCGAAGAAACCCTGCAGACCCTGCGCACCGCCGCCGTGGCCATGAAGGGCCCCTTGGGCACCCCCGTGGGCACGGGCATCCGCAGCCTCAACGTGGCCCTGCGCCAGGGCCTGGATCTCTATGCCTGCATCCGCCCCGTGACGCACCTGGCCGGGCTGGAAACCCCGGTCAAACATCCTGAGCGCGTCAACATGGTCATCTTCCGCGAGAATACGGAAGACGTCTACGCGGGGGTGGAATTTGCCGCCCGCACGCCTGAGGCCCGCAGGCTCATCACCTTTATGCGCGAAGAGCTGGGCGTGAACAAAGTGCCCGAAACCGCGGCCGTGGGCATCAAACCCATGACCGAAGAGGGCTCCAAACGCCTGGTGCGCCGCGCCCTGCGTTTTGCTCTGGAGCGCGGTTTGCCCAGCCTTACTCTGGTGCACAAGGGCAATATCATGAAGTTTACTGAAGGGGCCTTCCGCCAGTGGGGCTACGATGTGGCCGCCCAGGAATTCGGCGACCGCACCTGCACGGAAAAGGAACCCCTGCCCGGACGCCTGGTGGTCAAGGACCGCATTGCCGACGCCATGTTTCAGGAAGCGCTGCTCCGCCCCGAACAGTACCACGTGTTGGCCACCCCCAACCTCAACGGCGACTATCTTTCGGACGCCCTGGCCGCCCAGGTGGGCGGGCTGGGCCTGGCCCCCGGCGTGAACATGTCCGACACCCTGGCCTTCTTTGAAGCCACCCACGGCACGGCGCCCACCATCGCCGGGCAGGACAAGGCCAACCCCGGCAGCATTTTGCTCTGCGGCGCGCTCATGCTGGAGCACATCGGCGTGCCCGCCGCGGCTGAGCGCATCCGCACGGCCGTGGGTAAGGCCATTGCCGCCAAAGCCGTGACCCCGGATCTGGCCGACCAGGTGCCCGGCGCGCGCGTGGTGGGCTGCCGGGAGTTTGGCGAGATCGTCGGCGGTCTCCTGTAA
- a CDS encoding triose-phosphate isomerase — MSSIIHRSGSDRTLTLQDPEKPQLYRELFPYTSVCRTSFDEVLLAPRPAEQMRITDTTFRDGQQARPPYTVKQVAKMFDFLHRLGGKTGLITASEFFLYSAKDRKCIDVCRARGYRFPRVTAWIRATKEDLRLARDMEFDETGLLTSVSDYHIFLKLGKTRRQAFDMYVDMAEQALEWGIIPRCHFEDVTRADIYGFCLPLAQKLMELSQQSGMPVKIRLCDTMGYGVPYPGAGLPRSVQRIVRAFTDEAGVPGQWLEWHGHNDFHKVLVNGVTAWLYGCGAVNSTLFGFGERTGNTPLEALLVEYISLTGDDAAADTTILSEVVEFFEKELHYQIPHNYPFVGRDFNATSAGVHVDGLAKNEEIYNIFDTRRLLGRPVPIIITDKTGRAGVAYWINANLQLPKGQQISKKHPAVGQIYDAIMALYEETGRTTSFSHEEMEALVQRFMPELFASEYDHMKQLAGELSANLMVRLARSKDLLDFGPKAAARLHQFVQEYPFIQYCCLTDAQGRLMCSAVTDPEYKETYEALPVGYDFSQREWFKVPSKTGDLHIMDVYQSHFTGKLIITVSCAVTDERDSILGVISVDIQLEQLLKRARALQQEVESDDTDDADDNGSAA, encoded by the coding sequence ATGAGCAGCATTATCCACCGGAGCGGGAGCGATCGCACCCTGACCCTGCAGGATCCGGAAAAGCCCCAGCTCTATCGCGAACTTTTCCCTTACACCAGTGTCTGCCGCACCTCGTTTGACGAAGTGCTGCTGGCCCCCAGGCCGGCGGAGCAGATGCGCATCACCGACACGACCTTCCGTGACGGCCAGCAGGCCCGTCCCCCCTACACGGTCAAACAGGTCGCCAAAATGTTTGACTTTCTGCACCGTCTTGGCGGTAAAACCGGGCTCATCACGGCCTCGGAATTTTTTCTTTATTCCGCCAAGGACCGCAAGTGCATCGACGTCTGCCGCGCGCGGGGCTACCGCTTCCCGCGGGTGACGGCCTGGATCCGCGCTACCAAGGAGGACCTGCGCCTGGCCCGCGATATGGAATTTGACGAAACAGGCCTGCTCACCAGCGTGTCGGACTATCACATTTTTCTCAAACTGGGCAAAACCCGCCGCCAGGCCTTTGACATGTATGTGGATATGGCCGAGCAGGCTCTGGAATGGGGCATCATCCCCCGCTGCCATTTTGAGGACGTAACCAGAGCGGACATCTATGGTTTTTGTCTGCCCCTGGCCCAGAAGCTCATGGAGCTTTCGCAGCAGAGCGGCATGCCCGTGAAGATACGTCTCTGCGACACCATGGGCTACGGCGTGCCCTACCCCGGCGCGGGCCTGCCCCGCTCGGTGCAGCGCATTGTGCGCGCCTTTACGGACGAGGCCGGCGTGCCCGGCCAATGGCTGGAATGGCACGGCCACAACGACTTTCACAAGGTGCTGGTCAACGGCGTCACAGCCTGGCTCTACGGCTGCGGCGCGGTGAATTCCACGCTCTTCGGCTTTGGTGAGCGCACGGGCAACACGCCCCTGGAAGCCCTGTTGGTGGAGTACATCTCCCTCACGGGCGACGACGCCGCGGCAGATACCACCATCCTCAGTGAAGTTGTAGAATTTTTTGAAAAAGAGCTGCACTACCAGATCCCCCACAACTATCCCTTTGTGGGGCGCGACTTCAATGCCACCAGCGCGGGCGTGCACGTGGACGGCCTGGCCAAAAATGAGGAAATCTACAATATCTTCGACACCAGGCGCCTGCTGGGTCGGCCTGTGCCCATCATCATCACGGACAAGACCGGTCGTGCGGGTGTGGCCTACTGGATCAACGCCAATCTGCAGCTGCCCAAGGGCCAGCAGATTTCCAAAAAGCACCCGGCCGTAGGGCAGATCTACGACGCCATTATGGCCCTGTATGAAGAAACCGGCCGCACCACCAGTTTTTCGCACGAAGAAATGGAAGCCCTGGTGCAGCGCTTCATGCCGGAGCTGTTCGCTTCGGAATACGACCACATGAAGCAGTTGGCCGGGGAGCTTTCCGCCAACCTCATGGTGCGCCTGGCCCGCAGCAAGGATCTGCTGGACTTCGGCCCCAAGGCCGCGGCCCGCCTGCACCAGTTTGTGCAGGAATACCCCTTCATCCAGTACTGCTGCCTCACCGACGCCCAGGGCCGCCTGATGTGTTCGGCCGTCACCGACCCCGAATACAAGGAAACCTACGAAGCCCTGCCCGTGGGCTACGATTTTTCCCAGCGGGAATGGTTCAAGGTGCCCAGCAAGACCGGCGACCTGCACATCATGGATGTCTACCAGTCGCACTTCACAGGCAAGCTCATCATCACGGTTTCCTGCGCCGTGACCGACGAACGGGACAGCATCCTGGGCGTCATCAGCGTGGATATCCAGCTGGAGCAGCTGCTCAAGCGGGCCCGCGCCCTGCAGCAGGAAGTGGAATCGGACGACACGGACGATGCGGACGACAACGGCTCCGCAGCTTAA
- the mazG gene encoding nucleoside triphosphate pyrophosphohydrolase, with protein MEPTALEALQAVIDRLTAADGCPWDKEQTPQSLADYIIEESHELVSAIRSGNVADIREELGDVAFLLLFVARLYERQGQFSLDDALNTNRAKMVRRHPHVFGDVTFDSRDAQLAAWEQIKRAEHQDAEGKPQGLFASLPASLPPLIKAYRINSKAARVGFTWQDDEEVEQQVEAEWLEWLDASANGDQEAQKHELGDLLFSITELGRRKGIKASEALDLATLRFLRRFAAMEAMAAAKGQDFTALSLDDKDELWNAAKAQEAVAAPQADAASADRTPPQPLREVGAVAPESETDQN; from the coding sequence ATGGAACCTACCGCTCTTGAAGCGCTGCAAGCCGTTATCGAYCGCCTTACCGCCGCGGACGGCTGCCCCTGGGACAAGGAACAGACCCCCCAAAGCCTGGCCGATTACATCATCGAAGAAAGTCACGAGCTGGTCAGCGCCATCCGCTCCGGCAATGTGGCGGACATTCGCGAAGAGCTGGGCGACGTGGCCTTTCTGCTACTGTTCGTGGCCCGGTTATACGAACGCCAGGGCCAGTTCAGCCTGGACGACGCCCTGAACACCAACCGGGCCAAAATGGTACGCCGCCACCCGCACGTTTTCGGCGACGTCACCTTTGACAGCCGCGATGCCCAGCTGGCCGCCTGGGAGCAGATCAAGCGCGCCGAGCACCAGGACGCCGAAGGAAAGCCGCAGGGGCTTTTTGCCAGCCTGCCCGCCAGCCTGCCGCCGCTGATCAAGGCCTACCGCATCAATTCCAAAGCGGCGCGCGTGGGCTTTACCTGGCAGGACGACGAAGAGGTGGAGCAGCAGGTGGAAGCCGAATGGCTGGAATGGCTGGACGCCTCTGCCAACGGCGATCAAGAGGCGCAGAAGCACGAACTGGGCGACCTGCTCTTCAGCATCACAGAGCTGGGCCGACGCAAGGGCATCAAGGCCAGCGAGGCGCTAGACCTGGCCACCCTGCGCTTTTTACGCCGCTTTGCCGCCATGGAGGCCATGGCCGCGGCCAAGGGGCAGGACTTTACCGCCCTGAGCCTGGACGACAAGGACGAATTATGGAACGCGGCCAAGGCGCAGGAGGCAGTGGCCGCGCCCCAGGCGGACGCGGCATCGGCCGACCGGACGCCCCCGCAGCCCCTACGTGAAGTGGGGGCAGTGGCCCCTGAATCGGAAACGGACCAGAACTGA